In Leisingera sp. NJS204, the following are encoded in one genomic region:
- a CDS encoding SufE family protein: protein MATAAFEEIVEDFEFMEDWEDRYRHVIDLGKAMQPLDDALKVPATKVDGCASQVWLHATIDGGEFRFDGDSDAMIVRGLIAVLRCLYNGLGHKDVVAVDAKAELGRLGLNEHLSSQRSNGLRSMIERIRETAMAQA, encoded by the coding sequence ATGGCCACTGCCGCCTTTGAAGAGATCGTGGAAGACTTTGAGTTCATGGAGGACTGGGAGGACCGCTACCGCCATGTCATTGATCTGGGCAAGGCGATGCAGCCGCTGGACGACGCGCTGAAAGTGCCGGCAACCAAGGTCGACGGCTGTGCCAGCCAGGTCTGGCTGCATGCCACGATCGACGGCGGAGAGTTCCGGTTCGACGGCGACAGCGACGCGATGATTGTGCGCGGTCTGATTGCGGTGCTGCGCTGCCTGTACAATGGTCTGGGGCATAAGGACGTGGTGGCCGTGGATGCCAAGGCTGAGCTGGGACGGCTGGGGCTGAACGAACATTTGTCTTCGCAACGCTCAAACGGGCTGCGGTCGATGATCGAGCGGATCCGCGAAACCGCGATGGCCCAGGCCTGA
- a CDS encoding MBL fold metallo-hydrolase, with protein sequence MTINRRAFLNGLAAAPAAALVGGFWGGGAAMAAESAAEAAPVIHSFTLGDARITVLLDGHLPLGTQLFNDYDAAAAEPVLAQGLHRLQDGALQIPVNGYLVERGGQKLLIDTGTAELMGPGLGALGAGLAAAGVAPESINTVLLTHIHPDHSGGLITADGAGVFANAELVVAQREWDFWHDDGILAGVPEANRGFFDMARNSVAPYAGRLKLLRGEEEAAPGFTALELPGHTPGHTGFMLDAGGEGLLFWGDLIHSAALQFALPDWTVAFDTDPAQTAATRRQMLDRAAADNLLVTGAHLDFPALGRVLRQGDAYAYQAAPWQFGI encoded by the coding sequence ATGACAATCAATCGCAGGGCATTTTTGAACGGGCTGGCGGCGGCTCCGGCGGCGGCACTGGTAGGCGGGTTTTGGGGCGGCGGCGCTGCCATGGCTGCAGAAAGTGCAGCAGAAGCGGCGCCGGTCATTCATTCCTTTACCCTGGGGGACGCCCGGATCACGGTTCTTCTGGACGGGCATCTTCCCCTGGGGACGCAGCTGTTCAACGATTACGATGCTGCTGCAGCCGAACCCGTTCTGGCGCAGGGGCTGCACCGGTTGCAGGACGGCGCGCTGCAGATCCCGGTCAACGGCTATCTGGTGGAGCGCGGCGGGCAAAAGCTGCTGATCGACACCGGCACAGCCGAGTTGATGGGGCCGGGGCTTGGCGCGCTGGGCGCCGGGCTGGCGGCAGCGGGCGTGGCGCCCGAGAGCATCAACACGGTGCTGCTGACCCATATCCACCCGGACCATTCCGGCGGGCTGATCACCGCGGACGGAGCCGGGGTTTTTGCCAATGCCGAACTGGTGGTCGCGCAGCGGGAATGGGATTTCTGGCATGATGACGGGATCCTGGCCGGGGTGCCCGAGGCCAACCGCGGCTTCTTTGACATGGCCCGCAATTCCGTGGCGCCTTATGCCGGCCGGCTGAAATTGCTGCGGGGCGAGGAGGAGGCCGCCCCCGGTTTCACCGCGCTGGAGCTGCCGGGCCACACGCCGGGCCACACTGGCTTCATGCTGGATGCGGGCGGCGAGGGGCTGCTGTTCTGGGGTGACCTGATTCACAGCGCCGCGCTGCAATTTGCCCTGCCGGACTGGACCGTCGCATTTGACACCGATCCCGCGCAGACGGCGGCGACCCGCCGGCAGATGCTGGACCGGGCGGCAGCGGATAATCTGCTGGTCACCGGCGCGCATCTGGATTTCCCGGCGCTGGGCCGGGTGCTGCGCCAAGGCGATGCCTATGCCTATCAGGCGGCACCCTGGCAGTTTGGTATCTGA
- the purM gene encoding phosphoribosylformylglycinamidine cyclo-ligase: MTSGKKGLTYADAGVDIDAGNALVDRIKPAAKRTNRSGVASGLGGFGALFDLKAAGYNDPILVGATDGVGTKLRIAIDTGVVDGVGIDLVAMCVNDLVCQGAEPLFFLDYFATGKLETETAARIIEGIAEGCVRSGCALIGGETAEMPGMYPEGDFDLAGFAVGAMERGTALPEGVAEGDVLLGLASDGVHSNGYSLVRKLVDVSGLGWDADCPFGEGTLGAALLTPTRLYVKQCLAAVRAGGVHALAHITGGGLTENLPRVLPEDLGADIDLNAWELPPVFKWMAETGNIAEAEMLKTFNCGIGMILSVSADRADALTEILEGEGETVARLGTVTAGAGMRYTGKLL; the protein is encoded by the coding sequence ATGACCAGCGGCAAGAAAGGCTTGACCTATGCAGACGCAGGTGTGGACATTGATGCGGGCAACGCCCTGGTTGACCGGATCAAGCCGGCCGCCAAGCGCACCAACCGCTCTGGCGTTGCCAGCGGGCTGGGCGGCTTTGGCGCGCTGTTCGACCTGAAGGCTGCTGGATACAATGACCCGATCCTGGTCGGCGCCACCGATGGTGTCGGCACCAAGCTGCGGATCGCCATCGACACCGGCGTGGTGGACGGCGTTGGCATCGACCTGGTGGCGATGTGCGTCAATGATCTGGTCTGCCAGGGCGCCGAGCCGCTGTTCTTCCTCGACTATTTTGCCACTGGCAAGCTGGAAACGGAAACCGCCGCCCGCATCATCGAAGGCATTGCCGAGGGCTGCGTGCGCTCGGGCTGCGCGCTGATTGGCGGTGAGACGGCTGAGATGCCCGGCATGTACCCGGAAGGCGATTTCGACCTCGCAGGCTTTGCTGTCGGCGCGATGGAGCGCGGCACGGCGCTGCCCGAAGGCGTGGCCGAGGGCGACGTGCTGCTGGGCCTGGCCTCTGACGGGGTGCATTCCAACGGCTACTCATTGGTGCGCAAGCTGGTAGACGTTTCCGGCCTCGGCTGGGATGCGGACTGCCCGTTTGGCGAAGGCACCCTGGGCGCCGCACTGCTGACCCCGACCCGGCTCTATGTCAAACAATGCCTGGCCGCGGTGCGAGCAGGGGGCGTGCATGCGCTGGCCCATATCACCGGCGGCGGCCTGACCGAAAACCTGCCGCGGGTTCTGCCCGAAGATCTGGGCGCCGACATCGACCTGAACGCCTGGGAGCTGCCGCCCGTGTTCAAGTGGATGGCAGAGACCGGCAATATCGCCGAAGCGGAAATGCTGAAGACCTTCAACTGCGGCATCGGCATGATCCTGTCGGTTTCTGCCGACCGTGCTGACGCGCTGACAGAAATTCTGGAAGGCGAAGGCGAGACCGTTGCGCGCCTGGGAACGGTCACCGCTGGTGCCGGCATGCGTTATACCGGCAAGCTGCTGTGA
- a CDS encoding DUF1638 domain-containing protein — translation MARKGRAARLTERAAFRPPTGRTLEESSLTEQGLAAPEKKTGRILLIACGALAREILAIKDANGMDHIDLTCLPAKLHLYPEQIVDAVDGAVAKHSAVYDKIFVVYADCGTGGALERKCAELGVEMVAGPHCYSFFEGNEAFAAHADAGEITAFYLTDFLVKQFDAFIWRPMGIDKNPELRDMVFGNYTKLVYQSQISDPKLVEKARECADRMGLEFEHRHTGYGDLETTLSGWAG, via the coding sequence TTGGCACGCAAAGGACGCGCAGCCCGCTTGACCGAGCGGGCTGCCTTCCGCCCGCCGACAGGGCGGACACTTGAGGAAAGCTCCCTCACCGAACAGGGCCTGGCTGCCCCTGAAAAGAAGACCGGCCGTATCCTGCTGATTGCCTGCGGCGCCCTTGCGCGCGAGATCCTTGCCATTAAGGACGCAAACGGCATGGATCACATCGACCTCACTTGCCTGCCCGCAAAACTGCACCTTTACCCGGAGCAGATTGTCGATGCCGTGGACGGCGCCGTAGCCAAACACTCAGCCGTTTATGACAAGATCTTCGTGGTCTATGCTGATTGCGGAACCGGCGGTGCGCTGGAACGCAAATGCGCAGAGCTGGGCGTTGAAATGGTGGCAGGCCCGCATTGCTATTCCTTTTTTGAGGGCAATGAGGCCTTCGCCGCCCATGCGGATGCAGGCGAGATCACTGCCTTTTACTTGACCGATTTCCTGGTCAAGCAGTTCGACGCCTTTATCTGGCGCCCAATGGGCATAGACAAGAACCCCGAACTCAGGGACATGGTGTTCGGCAATTACACCAAACTGGTCTATCAGTCGCAGATCAGCGACCCCAAGCTGGTGGAAAAGGCGCGCGAATGCGCGGACCGCATGGGTCTGGAATTCGAACACCGCCACACCGGCTATGGCGATCTGGAAACCACCCTTTCAGGCTGGGCAGGCTAG
- a CDS encoding corrinoid protein, which yields MSDEEDIILSELDDEELVQQMFDDLYDGLKEEIEEGVGILLSRDWAPYDVLTKALVGGMTIVGADFRDGILFVPEVLLAANAMKGGMAILKPLLAATGAPQVGSMVIGTVKGDIHDIGKNLVSMMMEGAGFEVVDLGINNPVENYLEALGEHKPDILGMSALLTTTMPYMKVVIDTMVEQGLRDDYIVLVGGAPLNEEFGKAIGADGYCRDAAVAVEMAKDMVARKHNSMSA from the coding sequence ATGTCGGACGAAGAAGACATCATCCTCTCGGAACTCGATGACGAGGAACTTGTTCAGCAGATGTTTGACGACCTCTATGACGGTCTCAAAGAGGAAATCGAAGAAGGCGTTGGCATTCTTCTCTCGCGCGACTGGGCGCCGTATGATGTTCTGACCAAGGCCCTGGTGGGCGGCATGACCATCGTTGGCGCCGACTTCCGCGACGGCATCCTGTTCGTGCCCGAGGTTCTGCTGGCCGCCAACGCGATGAAGGGCGGCATGGCCATCCTGAAACCGCTGCTGGCTGCAACCGGCGCACCGCAGGTCGGCTCAATGGTAATCGGCACCGTCAAAGGCGACATCCACGACATCGGCAAAAACCTGGTTTCGATGATGATGGAAGGCGCAGGCTTTGAAGTTGTCGATCTGGGTATCAACAACCCGGTTGAAAACTATCTGGAAGCCCTGGGCGAGCATAAGCCGGACATCCTTGGCATGTCGGCTCTGCTGACCACCACCATGCCCTACATGAAAGTCGTTATCGACACCATGGTCGAGCAAGGCCTGCGTGATGACTACATCGTGCTGGTTGGCGGCGCGCCGCTGAACGAAGAGTTCGGCAAGGCCATCGGCGCCGATGGCTATTGCCGTGACGCCGCCGTGGCTGTGGAAATGGCCAAGGATATGGTGGCGCGCAAGCACAACTCGATGAGCGCCTGA
- the purN gene encoding phosphoribosylglycinamide formyltransferase has protein sequence MSHKKVAILVSGGGSNMVSLVASMTGDHPARPCLVLSNDAEAGGLKKAAAAGIAIAAVDHRPFDGDRAAFEAELVKPILEAGADIVCLAGFMRVLTAGFVSQFEGRMLNIHPSLLPKYKGLHTHARALEAGDVAHGCTVHEVTPRLDDGPILGQARVPVLENDTPDALAARVLVQEHLLYPAVLRRFAAGDKTPVQLG, from the coding sequence GTGAGCCATAAAAAGGTCGCCATACTGGTTTCGGGCGGGGGCTCCAACATGGTGTCCCTGGTTGCAAGCATGACTGGCGATCATCCGGCCCGGCCCTGTCTGGTGCTGTCCAATGATGCCGAAGCGGGCGGTCTTAAAAAGGCCGCCGCCGCCGGAATTGCCATCGCAGCTGTGGATCATAGGCCTTTCGATGGCGACCGTGCTGCCTTTGAGGCGGAGCTGGTGAAGCCGATTCTGGAGGCTGGTGCCGATATCGTCTGCCTCGCAGGTTTCATGCGGGTGCTGACCGCCGGGTTCGTGTCGCAGTTCGAAGGCCGGATGCTGAACATCCACCCCTCCTTGCTGCCGAAGTACAAGGGCCTGCATACCCATGCCCGCGCGCTGGAGGCCGGCGATGTTGCGCACGGCTGCACCGTTCATGAGGTGACGCCGCGCCTGGATGACGGCCCCATTCTGGGCCAGGCACGGGTGCCGGTTCTGGAAAACGACACGCCGGATGCGCTGGCGGCCCGGGTTCTGGTGCAGGAGCATCTTCTGTATCCGGCCGTGCTGCGCCGCTTCGCCGCGGGAGATAAGACGCCGGTTCAGCTGGGCTGA
- the rnd gene encoding ribonuclease D: MKTLTTTEDLQAFCETAAQYPYVTVDTEFLRERTYYSKLCLIQLAFAGDGENDAVLVDPLADGISLEPLYTLFRDENVVKVFHAARQDLEIFWVDANVFPKPLFDTQVAAMVCGFGDQAGYETLVRKIVKLGVDKTSRFTDWSRRPLSEAQKTYALADVTHLRKIYEFLAAELQKSGRAHWVTEELQVLTDPATYDIQPQDAWKRVKTRTSSGKFLAVVRELAAFRETYAQSNNVPRNRVFKDDALVELASTKPRNPGDLGGSRLLLREARKGAIAEGILAAVAKGADCPPEDHPKMDRSKEKLQVNPALADLLRVLLKAKTEAEGVAAKLIAPSADLDAIAAGLRDVPALNGWRHEVFGADALRLCDGKIGLAAKGQDVKVVEL, translated from the coding sequence ATGAAAACTCTGACCACCACCGAAGACCTGCAGGCCTTTTGCGAAACCGCCGCACAGTATCCTTATGTCACGGTGGATACCGAGTTTTTGCGGGAACGGACCTATTATTCCAAGCTCTGCCTGATCCAGCTGGCCTTTGCCGGCGACGGCGAAAATGATGCGGTTCTGGTTGATCCGCTGGCCGATGGTATTTCTCTGGAGCCGCTTTATACGCTGTTCCGTGACGAGAACGTGGTCAAGGTGTTCCACGCTGCCCGTCAGGATCTGGAAATCTTCTGGGTCGATGCGAACGTCTTTCCCAAGCCGCTGTTCGACACTCAGGTGGCGGCGATGGTCTGCGGCTTTGGCGATCAGGCGGGCTATGAAACTCTGGTGCGCAAGATCGTCAAGCTGGGCGTCGACAAGACATCGCGCTTTACCGACTGGTCGCGCCGCCCCCTGAGCGAGGCGCAAAAGACCTATGCGCTGGCCGATGTGACCCATCTGCGCAAGATTTATGAGTTCCTGGCCGCGGAATTGCAAAAGAGCGGACGCGCCCATTGGGTGACCGAGGAACTGCAGGTGCTGACCGATCCGGCGACCTATGACATTCAGCCCCAGGACGCTTGGAAACGGGTCAAAACCCGGACCTCCTCGGGCAAGTTTCTGGCGGTTGTGCGCGAATTGGCGGCGTTCCGTGAAACCTATGCGCAATCCAACAATGTGCCGCGCAACCGGGTGTTCAAGGATGACGCGCTGGTGGAGCTGGCCTCGACCAAACCGCGCAATCCCGGCGATCTGGGCGGATCCCGTCTGCTGCTGCGCGAGGCGCGCAAAGGTGCGATTGCCGAAGGCATCCTGGCGGCCGTGGCCAAGGGGGCTGACTGCCCGCCCGAAGACCACCCCAAGATGGACCGCAGCAAGGAAAAGCTGCAGGTAAACCCGGCGCTGGCAGATCTTTTGCGGGTGCTGCTGAAGGCCAAGACCGAAGCGGAGGGCGTGGCGGCCAAGCTGATCGCACCCAGCGCGGACCTGGACGCAATTGCAGCGGGGCTGCGCGATGTCCCGGCCCTTAACGGCTGGCGGCATGAGGTGTTCGGCGCCGATGCGCTGCGGCTGTGTGACGGCAAGATCGGTCTTGCTGCCAAGGGTCAGGACGTAAAGGTTGTGGAGCTGTAA